From the Anaerolineales bacterium genome, one window contains:
- a CDS encoding response regulator yields the protein MPKHIVLLEDEPLLLELLQQVLLLEGHQATCLSDPQTLIEVLRAEKPDALLLDVNLQDGNGLDLLGKIRADHNLKNLFVILSSGMDYRQNAHQAGANAFLMKPYSPGALLDLLESQGVQGG from the coding sequence ATGCCTAAGCACATCGTTTTACTGGAAGACGAACCGCTGTTGCTTGAACTGCTGCAGCAGGTTCTCCTCTTGGAAGGTCACCAGGCGACCTGCCTGAGCGACCCTCAAACCCTCATTGAAGTTCTGCGCGCCGAAAAACCCGATGCCCTACTGCTGGATGTAAACTTGCAAGACGGCAATGGATTGGATTTGCTGGGTAAGATACGCGCAGACCACAACCTCAAAAACCTGTTCGTGATCCTTTCTTCCGGCATGGATTACCGGCAAAATGCCCACCAGGCTGGCGCGAACGCATTTTTGATGAAACCATATTCCCCCGGCGCCTTGCTAGACCTGTTAGAGTCTCAAGGGGTACAGGGAGGCTAG
- a CDS encoding putative DNA binding domain-containing protein, which produces MDLHIHTPASSDYQNPEASYLDILRRAEARDLDIIALTDHNTVAGCRAMEAEMEQLRLLRSLNRILPEEEQRLQEFERLVGKVLVLPGFEFTATFGFHILGIFPPDKSLRELEYILLDLNVPANQLEDGSVTVGASADVLTAYHAIHEAGGLAIAAHANSSNGVAMRGIKFGGQTKIAYTQDLHLHALEITDLEKRGRFSTAAFFSGSKPEYPRRMHCIQGSDAHRLDNDPVRRANLGIGGRVTEALLPERSFAALKELFEGNDFARTRPRVGKRQTKDKEPAFDFVQAAREEGSNIVQEFHESLRGARLNDVIADVCAFANTNGGSLFIGVSDDPRRPVAGVRVAGMAVRRLEKEISQRISPELHCTVDVHKSGGKDIIRILVPRGDERPYAIDDNKIYIRSEAETGLAVRDEIVRLIAKQAEPEPAPPAREERGGRKTGRNGAATKPPATRSKPAAAKPARPRPEAPPPAEDAPRTGVEVVSMEQRDGASYYVVRDLRNGMVVNNVTEKSARKLWHYAIKAYAELQPNPSADWRGNFGLLKAHTQYKQRRFDLVQRVDGDLRYYFGVTEDGIHGPWTQFVPQDGPAPEEPEH; this is translated from the coding sequence ATGGACTTGCACATTCACACCCCGGCATCTAGCGATTATCAGAATCCCGAAGCCAGTTATCTGGACATTTTGCGCAGGGCTGAGGCGCGTGATCTGGATATCATCGCCCTGACCGACCATAACACCGTGGCGGGCTGCCGGGCCATGGAAGCGGAGATGGAGCAGCTGCGCTTGCTGCGCTCGCTCAACCGCATCCTGCCCGAAGAGGAACAGCGCCTGCAAGAATTTGAACGCCTGGTCGGCAAAGTGCTGGTTCTGCCGGGCTTTGAATTCACCGCCACCTTCGGTTTTCACATCCTGGGCATTTTCCCGCCTGATAAATCGCTGCGTGAGCTGGAATACATCCTCCTGGATTTGAATGTTCCTGCCAACCAACTGGAGGATGGTTCGGTCACGGTGGGCGCCTCTGCGGATGTGCTCACCGCCTATCATGCCATTCATGAGGCCGGCGGACTGGCGATTGCCGCCCATGCCAATTCCAGCAATGGCGTCGCCATGCGCGGCATCAAGTTTGGCGGCCAAACCAAGATTGCTTATACCCAGGACCTGCACTTGCACGCCTTGGAGATCACAGATCTGGAAAAACGCGGGCGCTTTTCCACGGCGGCTTTCTTCAGCGGCAGCAAACCCGAATACCCGCGGCGCATGCACTGCATTCAAGGCTCAGATGCCCATCGCTTGGACAATGATCCCGTGCGCCGTGCCAACCTGGGCATCGGCGGGCGTGTCACGGAAGCCCTGCTGCCGGAACGCAGCTTTGCGGCCTTAAAAGAGCTATTTGAGGGCAATGACTTTGCTCGCACCCGCCCCCGGGTGGGCAAGCGTCAGACCAAGGACAAAGAGCCCGCTTTCGATTTCGTGCAAGCCGCCCGTGAAGAGGGCAGCAACATCGTGCAGGAATTCCATGAGAGCCTGCGCGGGGCACGCCTCAATGATGTGATTGCGGATGTATGCGCCTTCGCCAACACCAACGGCGGTTCGTTGTTCATTGGCGTCAGCGACGACCCGCGCCGGCCGGTGGCCGGGGTGCGCGTGGCTGGCATGGCCGTGCGACGCCTGGAGAAAGAGATCAGCCAGCGCATCAGCCCGGAACTGCATTGCACGGTGGATGTGCACAAATCCGGCGGCAAGGACATCATCCGTATCCTGGTGCCGCGCGGGGATGAACGGCCGTACGCCATTGATGACAACAAGATCTATATTCGCTCCGAGGCGGAAACCGGCCTGGCCGTGCGCGATGAAATCGTGCGTCTGATCGCCAAGCAGGCTGAGCCTGAACCGGCGCCCCCGGCACGTGAAGAGCGCGGAGGGCGCAAGACGGGCCGCAATGGCGCGGCCACCAAGCCGCCCGCCACCCGCAGCAAACCGGCGGCGGCTAAGCCGGCCCGGCCGCGCCCAGAGGCGCCACCCCCGGCAGAAGACGCGCCGCGCACGGGTGTCGAAGTCGTCAGCATGGAGCAGCGCGATGGCGCCTCGTATTACGTGGTGCGTGACCTGCGCAACGGCATGGTGGTCAACAACGTCACCGAAAAATCGGCCCGCAAGTTGTGGCACTACGCCATCAAGGCCTATGCTGAACTACAGCCGAACCCGTCTGCGGATTGGCGCGGCAACTTCGGCTTGTTAAAAGCCCATACCCAGTATAAGCAGCGGCGTTTTGACCTGGTGCAGCGCGTGGATGGTGATCTGCGTTACTACTTCGGCGTCACCGAAGATGGCATTCATGGACCGTGGACGCAATTCGTGCCGCAGGATGGGCCGGCCCCGGAAGAGCCCGAACACTAA
- a CDS encoding glycosyltransferase family 39 protein, with protein MNSRQYRVLLVCLSLLGMTLVWLATATFGPGLSTDGARYLSTAESLLAGRGLLDYFGRPLTNWPPLYPLLLAATSRLLKTEVLVSSQILNVLCFGAIILLSGRLFERSLPSKGWAAAASLLVASSLPFIEVSANIASDPLFAACLLGFLLVAQGYVEKRQPAQFTAMVALAIASTFLRYAGVLLIAGGALLVLLAWRPNWPAALARAASFGLAASAPIAAWALLFNLPNSGTLLGTHRPAEAWTNFLVLFEKIGGWFVPLSWTNGPAVALVLIVALAGLLAAGRKRIPSLLADLQSHAVLPSLVMFLVYAGVLIFTISTSEHRVPGSQRLHVLLLPMFLVLAFTVLQRMLPQTDRRLLLTALAFVMLLPVYRVQAYVRASLREGDVSFYNLYNTRTIRQSDIVAYLQSEPFEDDVVVYSNNEAAAWFYLRQWIRRLPRYEVDLGEDAALAIQSFAEWPKQDEQAVLIWFERDLDYKDQVPTPDEMAQHLVLRLLFTGRYGDVYSLGN; from the coding sequence ATGAATTCCCGACAATATCGCGTTTTGCTGGTTTGCCTCAGCCTGCTCGGCATGACCTTGGTCTGGCTGGCCACAGCGACATTCGGCCCCGGACTTTCCACGGACGGTGCTCGCTATCTCTCCACGGCAGAAAGCCTTTTGGCGGGGCGGGGCTTGTTGGATTATTTCGGCCGGCCGCTGACCAATTGGCCGCCGCTGTATCCCCTGCTGCTGGCTGCCACCAGCAGGCTGCTGAAGACAGAGGTTCTGGTCAGCAGTCAAATTCTTAATGTCTTGTGTTTTGGCGCCATCATCCTGCTCAGCGGCCGGCTCTTTGAGCGCAGCCTGCCCAGCAAGGGCTGGGCGGCGGCCGCCAGCCTGCTGGTGGCCAGCTCGCTGCCTTTCATTGAAGTGAGCGCCAACATCGCTTCAGACCCACTGTTTGCGGCGTGCTTGTTGGGCTTCTTGTTGGTGGCACAGGGCTACGTGGAAAAACGCCAACCGGCACAGTTTACTGCCATGGTAGCCCTGGCCATCGCCAGCACTTTCCTGCGTTACGCCGGAGTGTTGTTGATCGCCGGGGGCGCCCTGCTGGTGCTGCTGGCTTGGCGGCCGAACTGGCCAGCTGCCTTGGCGCGGGCGGCAAGCTTTGGCCTGGCCGCCAGCGCACCAATCGCCGCTTGGGCGCTGCTCTTCAATCTGCCCAACAGCGGCACACTGCTGGGCACACACCGCCCCGCCGAGGCCTGGACGAATTTCCTGGTGCTCTTCGAAAAAATAGGCGGCTGGTTTGTGCCGCTTAGCTGGACAAACGGCCCGGCAGTGGCCCTGGTGCTGATCGTCGCGCTTGCCGGCCTGCTGGCAGCGGGCCGCAAGCGCATCCCCTCCCTGCTGGCGGACCTGCAAAGCCATGCTGTGCTGCCCTCACTGGTGATGTTCCTGGTCTACGCCGGAGTGCTGATCTTCACCATCAGTACCAGTGAACACCGCGTACCCGGCAGCCAGCGACTGCATGTGCTGCTGCTGCCCATGTTCCTCGTGCTGGCCTTCACAGTCTTGCAGCGGATGCTTCCGCAGACAGACCGCAGACTCCTGTTGACCGCACTGGCGTTCGTGATGCTGCTACCGGTGTATCGGGTGCAAGCCTATGTGCGCGCGTCACTGCGTGAAGGCGACGTCAGCTTTTATAACCTGTACAATACGCGCACCATCCGCCAGTCCGACATTGTGGCCTATTTGCAATCCGAGCCCTTTGAGGATGATGTGGTGGTGTACAGCAATAACGAAGCCGCCGCTTGGTTCTACCTGCGCCAATGGATCCGGCGCCTGCCGCGCTATGAAGTGGACTTGGGCGAAGACGCGGCCTTAGCCATCCAAAGCTTTGCGGAGTGGCCCAAGCAGGACGAGCAGGCCGTGCTGATCTGGTTTGAACGCGACCTGGATTACAAAGACCAGGTGCCCACGCCGGATGAAATGGCGCAGCACCTGGTCTTACGTCTATTGTTCACCGGGCGCTATGGGGATGTGTATTCGCTAGGCAATTAG
- a CDS encoding META domain-containing protein, translated as MLVLLSALLLLLAACAPVAGQELAGTSWVLQSLDGNTQVGEALRGQPVTISFADETQVNGSSGCNGYGGSYESDTRDGSLLFSPLVSTLMACQEDIMAVEQSFFAALQAASGYEVSGNTLTITSNEYTLVFTRQ; from the coding sequence ATGCTTGTATTGTTATCTGCCTTGCTGCTCCTTCTGGCTGCCTGCGCCCCAGTAGCCGGGCAGGAACTGGCTGGCACCTCCTGGGTGCTGCAAAGCCTGGATGGCAACACTCAGGTGGGTGAAGCGCTTAGGGGCCAGCCGGTGACGATCAGCTTCGCTGATGAGACCCAGGTCAACGGCTCTTCTGGCTGCAACGGCTATGGCGGTAGCTACGAGTCAGACACGCGTGACGGCAGCCTGCTCTTCTCGCCGCTGGTATCCACGCTGATGGCCTGCCAAGAGGACATTATGGCGGTGGAGCAAAGCTTCTTTGCGGCTTTGCAAGCCGCCAGCGGCTATGAGGTCTCCGGCAATACGCTGACGATCACTTCCAACGAATACACCCTGGTCTTCACCCGCCAGTAA
- a CDS encoding thermonuclease family protein, translating to MKTKTFLTLALAALLLAACGSSGQADQDAVNTQVALLMEQQNAENQAPVEEAPEATQPAQDGPGVQGGVLLPPLPSDAGCVPNSTLRVLATVTEIVTGDAIMVRIDGREWEVRYIGIDSGDLPTDVNAQLVAGKEVMLISDEQDTDEWGRLPRYVVADGVFVNLELVRRGAAFVSAEEPNTACDNAFAQAAP from the coding sequence ATGAAGACAAAAACCTTTTTAACACTCGCTTTGGCCGCTTTGCTGCTGGCGGCTTGCGGCTCTTCCGGTCAGGCAGACCAGGATGCCGTGAACACCCAGGTGGCGCTGCTGATGGAACAGCAAAACGCCGAAAACCAGGCCCCGGTTGAAGAAGCGCCTGAGGCTACCCAACCCGCCCAAGACGGTCCGGGCGTGCAGGGCGGCGTGCTGCTGCCCCCACTGCCCAGCGACGCAGGGTGTGTACCCAACAGCACTCTGCGCGTGCTGGCGACTGTCACCGAGATCGTCACGGGTGACGCCATCATGGTACGCATAGACGGCAGAGAATGGGAAGTGCGCTACATCGGCATCGACTCGGGTGACCTGCCCACGGACGTCAACGCACAACTAGTGGCTGGCAAAGAGGTCATGCTGATCAGCGACGAACAAGACACCGATGAATGGGGCCGCCTGCCTCGCTACGTAGTGGCAGACGGCGTCTTTGTCAATCTGGAATTGGTACGCCGAGGTGCAGCCTTCGTCTCCGCCGAAGAGCCGAACACAGCCTGTGACAACGCCTTTGCACAGGCCGCGCCATAG
- a CDS encoding DinB family protein has protein sequence MPHPLVLQLRFTRKEFERGLKDVTAEEAARQFEPLNPISWIIAHLAWQEQLYWLTHAQGLMPAPGVRAQGSGAPLAVPALEEAWEGWHTVTAASDPWLDALTSQDLVTHTLNDKGEPYKESIGSRLWRTTHHYWYHLGEAQAIRQLLGHTGLPTFVGDQHGKAPYTPEQ, from the coding sequence ATGCCCCACCCTCTCGTCTTGCAACTGCGTTTCACCCGCAAAGAATTCGAGCGCGGCCTCAAAGACGTGACCGCCGAGGAGGCCGCGCGTCAGTTTGAGCCGCTCAACCCGATCAGCTGGATCATCGCCCATCTGGCCTGGCAGGAGCAGCTCTATTGGCTGACCCACGCCCAGGGGCTGATGCCGGCGCCGGGTGTGCGCGCCCAAGGCAGCGGCGCGCCGTTGGCGGTGCCCGCATTGGAAGAGGCTTGGGAGGGCTGGCATACCGTCACGGCCGCCAGCGACCCCTGGCTGGACGCGCTGACCAGCCAAGACCTGGTTACGCACACACTCAACGACAAAGGCGAACCCTACAAGGAGAGCATCGGCTCCCGCTTGTGGCGCACAACGCATCACTATTGGTACCATCTGGGCGAAGCACAGGCCATCCGCCAATTGCTGGGCCATACAGGCTTACCCACTTTCGTAGGCGACCAACATGGCAAAGCGCCCTACACCCCTGAACAGTAA
- the gcvPB gene encoding aminomethyl-transferring glycine dehydrogenase subunit GcvPB — protein MIYDLGAPGRQGVQFPAPDVPLAELPQVHLRKDLPLPEVGELEALRHYTRLSQLNHSILTGFYPLGSCTMKYNPVINEDTARLSGFAYAHPLQPAGMVQGSLAIMYHLQEWLAEITGMAASSLQPAAGAHGELAGVMMIRAYHQQRGDTKRNKILIPDSAHGTNPATSAMSGYRVVEIPSDSRGNVDLAALKAECDDTLAGFMLTNPNTLGLFEEQVVEAIEAVHAAGGLVYGDGANMNALLGVCRPGDLGFDVIHLNLHKTFTTPHGGGGPGSGPVCVAQHLADFLPGPIAGIAQQASEGEAPEYDWVMPKDSIGRLKAFHGQFGMHVRAFTYILMQGAEGLKAVAEHAVLNANYLKARLEGAYKVAYDRPCMHEVVLEGRWADTPDVHALDISKRLMDYGFHPPTNYFPLIVREALMIEPTETEDKATLDAFAEAMLKIAEEAHSEPDTLRNAPHTTKFGRMDEVKAARQLVLCCEFPRSGEA, from the coding sequence TTGATTTACGACTTGGGCGCGCCCGGCCGCCAGGGCGTCCAGTTTCCCGCGCCGGATGTGCCGCTGGCCGAACTGCCCCAGGTACATCTGCGCAAAGACCTGCCGCTGCCCGAAGTCGGCGAGCTCGAAGCTCTGCGGCATTACACACGCTTGTCCCAGCTGAACCACAGCATCCTGACCGGCTTCTACCCGCTGGGCTCCTGCACCATGAAGTACAACCCAGTCATCAATGAAGATACTGCCCGGCTGAGCGGGTTCGCTTACGCCCATCCGCTGCAGCCCGCCGGAATGGTGCAGGGCAGCCTGGCGATCATGTACCACTTGCAAGAATGGCTGGCCGAAATCACCGGGATGGCGGCCAGCAGCCTGCAACCCGCCGCCGGCGCCCACGGCGAACTGGCCGGCGTAATGATGATCCGCGCCTACCACCAACAACGCGGCGACACAAAACGCAACAAGATCCTGATCCCTGATTCGGCGCATGGCACCAATCCGGCCACCTCCGCCATGTCCGGCTACCGCGTGGTTGAGATCCCCAGTGACAGCCGCGGCAATGTGGACTTGGCAGCGTTGAAAGCCGAGTGCGACGACACCCTGGCCGGATTCATGCTGACCAACCCCAACACCCTGGGACTGTTCGAAGAGCAGGTTGTTGAGGCGATTGAGGCAGTGCATGCTGCCGGTGGTCTGGTGTATGGCGACGGGGCCAACATGAACGCCCTGCTGGGCGTCTGCCGCCCTGGCGACCTGGGCTTTGACGTCATCCATCTCAACCTGCACAAGACCTTCACTACTCCGCACGGTGGCGGCGGCCCCGGCTCCGGTCCAGTGTGCGTGGCGCAGCACCTGGCCGACTTTTTGCCCGGCCCAATTGCCGGCATTGCCCAACAGGCCAGTGAAGGAGAAGCCCCTGAGTACGACTGGGTGATGCCCAAAGACAGCATCGGCCGGCTGAAGGCTTTCCACGGCCAGTTTGGCATGCACGTACGCGCCTTCACCTACATTCTGATGCAAGGCGCTGAGGGCTTGAAAGCCGTGGCCGAGCACGCGGTGCTGAACGCCAATTACCTCAAAGCCCGCCTGGAAGGCGCCTATAAGGTGGCCTACGACCGCCCGTGCATGCACGAAGTGGTGCTGGAAGGCCGCTGGGCGGATACGCCGGATGTGCATGCGCTGGACATTTCCAAGCGTCTGATGGACTACGGCTTCCACCCGCCGACGAACTACTTCCCGCTGATCGTGCGCGAGGCGCTGATGATTGAGCCCACCGAGACCGAAGACAAGGCTACCCTGGACGCCTTCGCCGAGGCGATGCTCAAGATCGCCGAGGAAGCGCACAGCGAGCCGGACACCCTGCGCAACGCGCCGCACACCACCAAGTTCGGCCGCATGGACGAAGTCAAAGCGGCCCGGCAGTTGGTGCTGTGCTGCGAGTTCCCGCGTAGCGGGGAGGCGTAG
- the gcvPA gene encoding aminomethyl-transferring glycine dehydrogenase subunit GcvPA — MLKTIGVAEVSQLFAGIPAKARYPKLNLPEPLTEMEARGELESIAAANDSTYDLVSFLGAGAYSHYIPSGVDSILRRGEYYTAYTPYQPEISQGTLQAIFEYQSLIVALTGMEVSNASHYDGATALAEAVNMARVIQRGARKKVILSPGLHPQYRATVHTYEHGSDVQLLGEDLDLSAGPEALIELIDEDTSLVAVAYPDFFGRIYDYTALAAAAHAKGALLAVSVNPTALGLLRPPGEFGADIVTGEGQPLGIPLSFGGPYLGILATKQEYVRSLAGRLVGETLDNRGQRGYVLTLSTREQHIKREKASSNICTNQGLMMLAATVYTSLLGKQGLRQVAESCYHKAHYAAAQIGKLKGFSLAYGDTPFFHEFVVKAPLPAAELNRRLLERGIIGGYALGADYPGLEDCSLLAVTEVNSKEEIDFLVESLKEVSRG, encoded by the coding sequence TGCCGGAGCCGCTGACCGAAATGGAAGCGCGCGGCGAGCTGGAAAGCATTGCCGCGGCCAACGACAGCACCTACGACCTGGTCAGCTTCCTGGGTGCGGGTGCCTACAGCCACTACATTCCTTCCGGGGTGGACAGCATTCTGCGCCGCGGCGAGTACTACACCGCCTACACCCCTTATCAACCCGAGATCTCGCAGGGCACCCTGCAAGCCATCTTCGAATACCAAAGTTTAATCGTGGCGCTGACCGGCATGGAAGTCAGCAACGCATCGCACTACGACGGCGCCACGGCGCTGGCCGAAGCGGTCAACATGGCCCGCGTCATCCAGCGCGGCGCCCGCAAGAAAGTCATCCTTTCGCCGGGCCTGCACCCGCAGTACCGCGCCACCGTGCACACCTACGAGCACGGCTCTGATGTGCAACTGCTGGGCGAAGACCTGGACCTGAGCGCTGGGCCTGAAGCGTTGATCGAGCTGATCGATGAAGACACCAGCCTGGTGGCGGTGGCCTATCCAGATTTCTTCGGACGCATCTACGATTACACCGCCCTGGCCGCCGCGGCGCACGCCAAAGGCGCGCTGCTGGCCGTCTCGGTGAACCCCACCGCGTTGGGCCTGCTGCGCCCGCCCGGCGAATTCGGAGCGGATATCGTCACCGGCGAAGGGCAGCCCTTGGGCATCCCGCTGTCGTTCGGCGGGCCGTATCTGGGCATTCTGGCGACCAAGCAAGAGTACGTGCGCAGCCTGGCGGGCCGCCTGGTGGGCGAGACGCTGGACAACCGCGGCCAACGCGGCTATGTGCTGACGCTGAGCACACGTGAGCAGCACATCAAACGCGAGAAAGCCAGCTCCAACATCTGCACAAACCAGGGCCTGATGATGCTGGCGGCCACGGTCTACACCAGCCTGCTGGGGAAGCAAGGCCTGCGCCAGGTGGCGGAGAGCTGCTACCACAAAGCGCATTACGCCGCGGCGCAGATCGGGAAGCTGAAGGGTTTCTCGCTTGCGTATGGCGACACGCCCTTCTTCCATGAATTCGTGGTCAAAGCCCCACTGCCGGCCGCGGAATTGAATCGCCGCCTGCTGGAGCGCGGCATCATCGGCGGCTATGCGCTGGGCGCGGATTACCCCGGCCTGGAAGATTGCAGCCTGCTGGCCGTCACCGAGGTCAACAGCAAAGAAGAGATCGACTTCCTGGTGGAAAGCCTGAAAGAGGTAAGCCGTGGCTGA